A window of the Vigna angularis cultivar LongXiaoDou No.4 chromosome 3, ASM1680809v1, whole genome shotgun sequence genome harbors these coding sequences:
- the LOC108325922 gene encoding uncharacterized protein LOC108325922 isoform X4, translating to MQLLHSDEPASERRESPEKPEDSSTFSDSLDSVTDDSAALDVTGKSVEFPEAENAEDSVESLYVYKNIYSLIPKSVSRLAQLRTLKFFGNEINLFAPEVGNLTALECLQMKISSPGIGGLPLHSLQGLKELELSKGPPRTSAFPILTEISGLQCLTKLSICHFSIRYLPPEIGCLKKLEYLDLSFNKMKTLPVEISYLSGLISMKVANNKLMELPSAISSLSRLESLDLSNNKLTSLGSLELASMHRLKKLNLQYNKLLRTFQVPSWICCNMEGNDEARCKDDCSSSSVEMDLNESNFQENDETLSEGCQHISSTMLTSSSSSSRCFVSRKSGRDRPFFPLERYEQNQCLASREVILLDRKRDEELDAVLLAAQALVHNLNQLNGLNRHGNQDVVDNLRRASLLALFVSDHFGGSDRGAIIEQTRKSVSGSNYNKPFICTCSVGSSTSIRASTEPVVNTIEDITLSKICEKSLDSIKKRRNSIIVPIGSVQYGVCRHRALLFKYLCDHMEPPIPCELVRGYLDFSPHAWNIVMIKRGAKWVRMLIDACRPLDIREEKDTEYFCRYIPLNRTTIPLSSRGTPDSDYSIPSLTACDELETKASTTLIKCKIGSVEAAAKVRTLADQGSSADKIKNFEYNCLGEIRILGALKHPCIVEMYGHKMSCQWSVSADGNPEHRVLRSAIFMEYVEGGSLKNYLEKLSETGKTYVPVELALHVAKDVSCALSELHSRHIIHRDIKSENILLDLDRKRDNGAPTVKLCDFDSAVPLRSTLHACCIAHVGTPPPCVCVGTPRWMAPEVMQTMYEKKSYGLEADIWSFGCLLLEMLTLQIPYSGLSDSHFLDSLQMGKRPQLTDELEALSSMDEPSMIPSGEEIEKSDLEVDMLKFLVDLFHKCVEENPNKRPTAEEIHKMLLAHTHKDRLQV from the exons ATGCAGCTTCTTCACTCCGACGAACCCGCGTCCGAGCGGCGCGAGTCGCCGGAGAAGCCCGAGGATTCTAGCACTTTCTCCGATTCTCTGGACTCCGTAACCGACGACAGCGCGGCTCTCGACGTCACCGGGAAGAGCGTGGAGTTTCCGGAGGCGGAGAACGCCGAGGACTCGGTGGAGAGCCTTTACGTGTACAAGAACATTTACAGTCTTATTCCGAAGTCGGTTTCGCGCCTAGCACAATTGCGAACGCTTAAATTCTTCGGAAATGAGATTAACCTGTTCGCGCCCGAGGTTGGGAACTTGACGGCGTTGGAGTGCTTGCAGATGAAGATTTCCTCGCCGGGGATCGGAGGCTTGCCGTTGCACTCGCTCCAGGGTTTGAAGGAACTCGAACTCTCCAAAGGACCTCCCAGAACGTCTGCTTTTCCGATTTTGACAGAGATTTCTGGTCTCCAGTGTTTGACTAAGCTTTCCATTTGTCATTTTTCCATAAG ATACCTTCCTCCGGAGATTGGATGCTTGAAAAAACTGGAGTATCTTGATCTTTCGTTTAATAAAATGAAGACGTTGCCAGTGGAGATTAGTTACTTGAGTGGCTTGATATCCATGAAAGTTGCGAATAATAAATTGATGGAGCTGCCGTCAGCTATATCTTCTCTGTCAAGACTGGAGAGTTTGGACCTGTCGAATAATAAGTTGACTTCGTTAGGGTCCCTTGAACTTGCCTCCATGCATAGACTTAAGAAGTTAAATCTTCAG TACAACAAGCTTCTCAGGACTTTTCAAGTTCCTTCATGGATATGTTGTAATATGGAGGGAAATGATGAAGCTAGATGCAAAGATGATTGTAGCAGCTCTTCTGTTGAAATGGATCTCAATGAAAGCAACTTTCAGGAAAATGACGAAACCCTTTCTGAGG GTTGTCAGCATATCTCATCAACCATGCTAACAAGCTCCTCATCTAGTAGTAGATGTTTTGTATCCCGGAAGTCAG GACGAGATCGGCCATTTTTTCCTCTAGAGAGATATGAGCAAAATCAGTGTCTTGCTTCCCGTGAAGTCATCCTTTTAGacag AAAAAGAGATGAAGAATTGGATGCTGTGTTGCTAGCTGCGCAGGCATTGGTCCATAatttgaatcagttaaatggtTTAAACAGACATGGGAACCAGGATGTGGTTGATAACTTGCGGAGAGCATCACTGCTTGCACTCTTTGTATCAGATCATTTTGGTGGCAGTGATAGAGGTGCTATCATAGAACAGACACGGAAATCTGTGTCTGGTTCAAACTATAATAAACCTTTTATCTGTACATGCTCGGTTGGAAGCAGCACCAGTATAAGGGCTTCCACCGAACCAGTTGTAAACACCATAGAAGATATTACTCTTTCTAAGATATGTGAGAAATCTCTGGACTCTATTAAAAAAAGGCGAAATTCAATCATAGTTCCAATTGGCTCTGTGCAGTATGGTGTATGCAGACACAGAGCTCTGCTTTTCAAG TATTTATGTGATCACATGGAGCCACCAATTCCTTGTGAGCTTGTCAGGGGTTACCTAGATTTTTCACCACATGCCTGGAATATTGTTATGATTAAGAGGGGTGCCAAGTGGGTTCGAATGCTGATTGATGCTTGTCGACCTCTTGAtataagagaagagaaagataCTGAATACTTTTGCAG GTATATACCTCTTAATCGAACCACGATCCCTCTTTCTTCTAGAGGAACTCCAGATTCTGATTATTCTATTCCATCACTTACTGCATGTGATGAGCTTGAGACAAAAGCTTCAACTACTTTAATTAAATGCAAAATTGGATCAGTTGAGGCTGCAGCAAAG GTGCGTACTTTGGCAGATCAGGGGAGTTCGGctgacaaaattaaaaactttgaGTATAATTGTCTGGGAGAAATAAGAATTCTTGGTGCTTTAAAACACCCCTGCATAGTGGAAATGTATGGACACAAAATGTCATGTCAATGGTCTGTCTCAGCCGATGGTAATCCTGAACACCGTGTGTTAAGATCTGCCATTTTTATGGAGTATGTGGAAGGGGGCTCTTTAAAA AACTATCTGGAGAAGCTGTCAGAAACTGGAAAAACATATGTTCCTGTGGAGTTGGCTTTGCATGTTGCTAAAGATGTCTCATGTGCTTTGTCAGAGCTGCACTCGAGGCACATAATTCATCGTGacataaaaagtgaaaatattctGCTTGATTTGGATAGGAAGAGAGACAATGGAGCTCCCACTGTAAAGCTCTGTGATTTTGATAGTGCAGTGCCACTAAGATCAACTTTACATGCATGTTGTATTGCGCATGTGGGAACACCTCCTCCCTGTGTATGTGTTGGAACACCTAGGTGGATGGCTCCAGAGGTTATGCAGACTATGTACGAAAAAAAATCTTATGGATTG GAAGCGGACATTTGGTCGTTTGGATGTTTACTTCTGGAGATGCTTACTTTGCAAATTCCATATTCTGGGCTTTCTGATTCACACTTCCTTGATAGTCTGCAG ATGGGTAAACGACCACAGTTAACTGATGAGCTGGAGGCATTGAGTTCAATGGACGAACCCTCAATGATTCCATCGGgtgaagagatagaaaaatcaGATCTTGAGGTTGACATGTTGAAATTCCTTGTTGATTTGTTTCACAAGTGCGTAGAAGAAAATCCTAACAAGCGTCCTACAGCTGAAGAAATCCATAAAATGCTGCttgcacacacacacaaagaTCGTTTACAAGTTTAA